One Heteronotia binoei isolate CCM8104 ecotype False Entrance Well chromosome 20, APGP_CSIRO_Hbin_v1, whole genome shotgun sequence DNA segment encodes these proteins:
- the AMDHD2 gene encoding N-acetylglucosamine-6-phosphate deacetylase yields the protein MMPSNKSVSAAPVSQFTNCWILKNHKLQREDLWVRDGKILNPEKLFFDEKRPADIQLDCKGSILAPGFIDVQINGGFGVDFAMATDNVGAGISLVSQKILSHGVTSFCPTLVSSPSSVYHKVLPQICIKNGGPDGAGILGVHLEGPFISKEKRGAHPEQCLLTFEKDAFQDLLATYGSLEGVCIVTLAPELKRSSEVIQELTKRGIRVSLGHSMANLSQAEEAVRQGATFITHLFNAMLPFHHRDPGIVGLLTSDQIPPTQQVFYGMISDGIHTNPAALRIAHRAHPKGLVLVTDAIAATGLAPGRHTLGQQVVEMDGLNSYIAGTKILSGSTARMDTCIRHFKDATGCSAETALEAASLHPAQMLGIEARKGTLDYDSDADFVLLDDRLHVRATYIAGQQVWRQSSFVL from the exons GGAGGACCTGTGGGTGAGAGACGGGAAGATCCTAAACCCCGAGAAGCTCTTCTTTGATGAGAAGAGACCGGCGGACATCCAGCTGGACTGCAAGGGGAGCATCCTGGCGCCCGGCTTCATCGATGTGCAAATCAATG gagGTTTTGGAGTAGATTTCGCCATGGCCACAGACAACGTGGGAGCAGGCATCTCGCTGGTCAGCCAGAAGATCCTTTCCCATGGAGTGACCTCTTTTTGCCCCACcttggtgagctccccctcatctGTGTACCACAAG GTTCTGCCCCAGATCTGCATTAAAAATGGAGGGCCTGACGGAGCTGGTATCCTCG GGGTCCACCTGGAGGGTCCGTTCATCAGCAAGGAGAAGAGAGGGGCCCACCCTGAACAGTGCCTGCTCACCTTCGAAAAGGATGCCTTCCAGGACCTGCTCGCTACCTACGGCTCCCTGGAGGGTGTCTGCATCGTCACCCTGGCGCCAGAGTTAAAGAGGAGTAGCGAAGTGATCCAGGAGCTGACCAAGCGGGGCATCCGCGTGTCGCTAG GTCACTCCATGGCCAATTTATCTCAGGCTGAAGAAGCTGTTCGGCAAGGGGCGACCTTCATcactcacctcttcaatgccatGCTGCCC TTCCACCATCGAGATCCCGGGATTGTGGGGCTCCTCACGAGCGACCAAATCCCCCCCACCCAGCAGGTTTTCTACGGCATGATATCGGACGGGATCCACACAAACCCTGCCGCTCTGCGGATCGCGCATCGGGCCCACCCTAAAG GGCTGGTCTTGGTGACAGATGCCATTGCCGCAACGGGGCTTGCTCCAGGCAGACACACACTGGGCCAACAGGTGGTTGAGATGGACGGGCTGAACTCTTACATTGCAG GGACCAAAATACTGAGCGGAAGCACGGCGAGGATGGACACCTGCATCCGGCACTTCAAGGACGCTACAG GGTGCTCAGCAGAGACAGCTCTGGAGGCCGCTTCTCTCCATCCTGCTCAGATGCTGGGCATCGAGGCCAGGAAGGGCACCTTGGACTACGACTCCGATGCAG ACTTCGTGCTGCTGGACGACAGGCTCCATGTCAGAGCGACCTACATTGCCGGCCAGCAGGTCTGGAGACAGAGCTCCTTCGTCCTCTGA